The following coding sequences lie in one Candidatus Binatia bacterium genomic window:
- a CDS encoding serine hydrolase domain-containing protein has product MSPGFEAVRETFAENFSRRHELGGACCVYYRGEKIVDLWGGVRNRESGEPWEEDTMVLVCSTTKGLAAMTLALAHSRGWLDYEKRVAAYWPEFAQNGKETITVRQLLGHQAGLFALDEPVGRDVVADLDRLAVVLARQKPAWVPGTRQAYHAITLGYYESELLRRIDPKHRSLGQFFQDEIATPLGLDFYIRLPESIPNDRFGTLTKPGLSAMVFGFPLRLTFAAFNNNSNIVRALIGSEWPHDEKRVYARNFEIPSGGGVGTARAIAHAYSVFAAGGQDLALRPETVALLAAPAVPPTRGFYDECMLGDGVRFSLGFMKNSPGFSFGSEGSYGSPGSGGSIGFADPKLGIGYGYVTSQGGTAVAGDPRDIALRDMVYSIVADLPAGQVMEMSGSKGA; this is encoded by the coding sequence GTGAGCCCGGGCTTCGAGGCCGTTCGCGAGACCTTCGCCGAGAATTTCTCGCGGCGGCACGAGCTCGGCGGGGCGTGCTGCGTCTACTACCGGGGCGAGAAGATCGTCGACCTCTGGGGCGGCGTCCGGAACAGGGAGTCCGGCGAGCCATGGGAAGAGGACACCATGGTCCTGGTCTGCTCGACGACCAAGGGTCTCGCGGCGATGACGCTCGCGCTGGCCCACTCGCGCGGCTGGCTGGATTACGAGAAGCGCGTCGCCGCGTACTGGCCTGAGTTCGCGCAGAACGGTAAGGAGACGATCACCGTCCGCCAGCTCCTGGGCCACCAGGCGGGATTGTTTGCGCTCGACGAGCCCGTCGGTCGCGACGTGGTCGCGGACCTCGACCGCCTCGCGGTCGTCCTGGCCCGTCAGAAGCCGGCGTGGGTGCCGGGCACGAGGCAGGCCTATCACGCCATCACGCTCGGCTACTACGAGAGCGAGCTCTTGCGCCGGATCGATCCCAAGCACCGCAGTCTCGGCCAGTTCTTCCAGGATGAGATCGCCACTCCGCTCGGGCTCGACTTCTACATCCGTCTCCCGGAGTCGATCCCGAACGACCGGTTCGGAACGCTGACCAAGCCCGGCCTGAGCGCGATGGTGTTCGGATTTCCCCTGCGGCTCACCTTCGCGGCGTTCAACAACAACTCGAATATCGTGCGGGCGCTGATCGGCTCGGAGTGGCCCCACGACGAGAAGCGCGTCTACGCGCGCAATTTCGAGATCCCCTCCGGGGGAGGAGTCGGCACCGCGCGCGCCATCGCGCATGCGTACAGCGTCTTCGCGGCGGGAGGCCAGGATCTCGCGCTCCGGCCGGAGACGGTGGCGCTGCTCGCCGCCCCCGCGGTTCCGCCGACGCGCGGGTTCTACGACGAGTGCATGCTGGGGGACGGGGTACGGTTCTCGCTGGGCTTCATGAAGAACAGCCCCGGGTTTTCCTTCGGAAGCGAAGGGTCCTACGGCTCGCCGGGGTCGGGCGGCTCGATCGGCTTCGCCGATCCCAAGCTCGGGATCGGATACGGTTACGTCACGAGCCAGGGAGGCACCGCGGTGGCCGGAGACCCGCGCGACATCGCGCTCCGAGACATGGTGTACTCGATCGTGGCGGATCTTCCGGCCGGCCAGGTGATGGAGATGTCGGGTTCCAAGGGGGCGTGA
- a CDS encoding multiheme c-type cytochrome, which produces MILLLSGCGSTPPGSYRVVIDPSTPHDIQVAANWTTSGRDSFVLAGFESVDVLHVSDLHATDPSGSKLPVLFSTGTLTAEGRTLSVPRFVVRGPLPSRIHVRYRVDPDVREGDAHVGFSSVRYGYLGKDFAELTGRDLFLLPQGTPPRDIEVRFTLPRGWRAVTPWHSAGAAFRTAIGGRFADEHLIASTLAFGPFTERSVSIGGTRYRFAYEPGSPGARAAIGSLERATRAVHSLFGRNLGPEYVTCVLPSTPDGNEIHGEAWATGQGETLVPMTPSRLRRYAQGLLDGYLKFTPYRDEIPRPDEYWVMDGISHLYAWRAVAAAGLVDEGEIERDLATSYAGSRRVQGSERDLEHLYDSRLDTGLGREVEAPFVLAYLDRSLRESTHGRQTLDGAVRRMFRTRPAGSLWASIEGTRPATWDAFRDRYVRGKESIPAGRFFGLAPAQPTPSPPAGKPVGDLTVIFTGDTNGFLEHCGCKVNQSGGVARRATVLERLRRAYPGSPLVDLGNAFTKPESPSELDYLSRQEQRLYLETMAAMRYDAASIGTNELLFGTGWFRTATRDLGVPYLGSNLAEQGVPLAPAHRIVRAGKLRVGIVAVFEPPHGPGTPAQFEANAAALAISNPVDALARVVPSVRDSADLVLVIGRLEPQTIRRVVSAVPGIDVILSNASGTSALVRSSGVPETMSDQGFLGRTLVLYEDSRNYGLESVDLNLDASHRVASAKTTHHWLFEDVPDQPRIRAMLTRFYDRVGKRDSAQASVRPLFASSPTRMNGVYEGAARCAECHREEFDQWKTTRHATAYKTLLDAHRHYQPRCVVCHTVGFRTKTGYKLGDPEDPLANVQCEVCHGPGGSHVKDPETAHLERNPPESTCLECHNPQHSEAFVYKDKIRLVRHRAEVAAVR; this is translated from the coding sequence TTGATCCTGCTGCTCTCCGGATGCGGCTCCACGCCGCCCGGCAGCTACCGCGTCGTCATCGATCCCTCCACGCCGCACGATATCCAGGTCGCGGCCAATTGGACGACCTCTGGCCGGGACTCGTTCGTGCTCGCCGGCTTCGAGAGCGTCGACGTCCTCCACGTCTCCGACCTGCACGCCACCGATCCTTCCGGCTCAAAGCTCCCCGTCCTCTTTTCGACCGGGACGCTCACGGCGGAAGGACGGACGCTCTCCGTTCCGCGATTCGTCGTGCGCGGACCGCTTCCCTCACGCATTCACGTCCGCTATCGCGTGGATCCCGATGTGCGCGAAGGCGACGCCCACGTGGGCTTCAGCAGCGTGCGGTACGGCTACCTCGGCAAGGATTTCGCCGAGCTCACGGGGCGCGATCTCTTCCTCCTCCCCCAGGGGACGCCGCCTCGTGACATCGAGGTCCGCTTCACCCTTCCCCGCGGCTGGCGCGCCGTGACGCCGTGGCACTCCGCGGGCGCGGCGTTCCGAACCGCCATCGGCGGGCGATTCGCCGACGAGCATCTCATCGCCTCCACGCTGGCGTTCGGCCCCTTCACGGAACGCTCGGTGTCGATCGGCGGGACGCGCTATCGCTTCGCCTATGAGCCGGGAAGCCCCGGGGCGAGAGCAGCGATCGGCTCCCTCGAGCGCGCGACCCGGGCCGTCCACTCCCTCTTCGGCCGGAATCTCGGGCCCGAATACGTGACCTGCGTACTGCCCTCGACGCCGGACGGCAACGAGATCCACGGCGAAGCCTGGGCGACCGGACAGGGGGAAACCCTGGTCCCGATGACGCCGAGCCGCCTCCGGCGCTACGCGCAGGGCCTGCTCGACGGCTATCTCAAGTTCACTCCGTACCGCGACGAGATCCCGCGCCCTGACGAATACTGGGTGATGGACGGGATCTCCCATCTCTACGCCTGGCGCGCGGTGGCCGCCGCGGGACTGGTGGACGAAGGCGAGATCGAGCGCGACCTCGCGACTTCGTACGCCGGATCCCGGCGCGTTCAGGGGTCGGAGCGGGATCTCGAGCACCTCTACGATTCGAGGCTGGATACGGGGCTGGGCCGCGAGGTGGAAGCCCCCTTCGTGCTCGCGTACCTCGACCGCTCCCTGCGGGAGAGCACGCATGGCCGTCAGACGCTCGACGGCGCCGTGCGGCGCATGTTCCGCACCCGGCCCGCCGGATCGCTCTGGGCTTCGATCGAAGGGACGCGGCCCGCGACGTGGGACGCGTTCCGGGACCGATACGTCCGCGGCAAGGAGTCGATTCCTGCCGGCCGGTTCTTCGGCCTGGCCCCGGCCCAACCGACGCCCTCCCCACCCGCCGGCAAGCCGGTCGGAGATCTCACCGTCATCTTCACCGGGGACACGAACGGCTTCCTGGAGCATTGCGGCTGCAAGGTGAACCAGTCGGGAGGGGTGGCGCGCCGGGCCACCGTGCTGGAACGGCTGCGTCGCGCCTACCCCGGCTCGCCCCTCGTCGATCTGGGGAATGCCTTCACGAAACCGGAGAGCCCGTCCGAGCTGGACTATCTCTCACGGCAGGAGCAGCGCCTGTATCTGGAGACGATGGCCGCGATGCGCTACGACGCGGCCTCGATCGGCACGAACGAGCTGCTCTTTGGAACCGGCTGGTTCCGGACCGCGACCCGGGACCTGGGGGTTCCGTATCTCGGCTCCAACCTCGCCGAACAGGGCGTGCCGCTCGCGCCCGCGCATCGCATCGTCCGCGCGGGGAAGCTTCGGGTCGGGATCGTCGCCGTCTTCGAGCCGCCCCACGGCCCCGGAACGCCGGCACAGTTCGAGGCGAACGCGGCGGCGCTCGCGATCTCGAATCCCGTGGACGCGCTGGCGCGGGTCGTCCCGTCCGTGCGCGACTCGGCCGACCTGGTGCTGGTGATCGGAAGGCTGGAGCCGCAAACGATCCGGCGCGTCGTGAGCGCCGTTCCCGGCATCGACGTCATCCTCTCCAACGCGAGCGGCACCTCGGCGCTCGTTCGCTCCTCCGGCGTCCCGGAGACGATGAGCGATCAGGGGTTCCTCGGAAGGACGCTCGTGCTCTACGAGGACAGCCGCAACTACGGCCTGGAGTCGGTCGACCTCAACCTGGACGCGTCCCATCGGGTTGCCAGCGCCAAGACCACCCACCACTGGCTCTTCGAGGACGTCCCCGACCAGCCGAGGATCCGCGCCATGCTGACCCGCTTCTACGACCGTGTCGGGAAGCGCGATTCCGCGCAGGCCAGCGTCCGGCCCCTCTTCGCCAGCTCGCCGACGCGGATGAACGGGGTGTACGAGGGCGCCGCCCGGTGCGCCGAGTGCCACCGCGAGGAGTTCGACCAGTGGAAGACGACGCGCCACGCGACCGCGTACAAGACGCTCCTCGACGCCCACCGCCACTACCAGCCGCGATGCGTCGTGTGCCACACGGTGGGGTTCCGCACGAAGACGGGATACAAATTGGGCGATCCCGAGGATCCGCTCGCCAACGTGCAGTGCGAGGTCTGCCACGGACCCGGGGGCTCGCACGTGAAGGACCCGGAGACCGCGCATTTGGAACGCAACCCGCCGGAGTCGACCTGCCTGGAATGCCACAATCCCCAGCACTCCGAAGCGTTCGTGTACAAGGACAAGATCCGCCTCGTCCGCCATCGGGCCGAGGTCGCAGCGGTGCGGTAA
- a CDS encoding dihydrofolate reductase family protein: protein MPKLRVSSFAVSLDGYGAGPDQDLQNPLGLRGPELMEWFFATRAWREMHGMEGGETGVDNGMAEKGLANIGAWILGRNMFGPVRGPWPDESWKGWWGEEPPYRVPVFVLTHHPRASFAMKGGTVFHFVTEGIHAALDQAKAAAGPRDVRLGGGVSTIRQYLQAGLIDELTLGLRPVLLGKGEHLMQGLDLRALGYQCEESIAGERATHMVLRRRK from the coding sequence ATGCCCAAGCTTCGCGTCAGCAGCTTCGCCGTGTCCCTCGACGGCTACGGCGCCGGGCCGGATCAGGATCTACAGAATCCGCTCGGCCTGCGCGGGCCCGAGCTGATGGAGTGGTTCTTTGCGACCCGCGCCTGGCGGGAGATGCACGGCATGGAGGGCGGCGAGACCGGCGTCGACAACGGCATGGCCGAGAAGGGCCTTGCCAACATCGGCGCGTGGATCCTGGGACGGAACATGTTCGGCCCCGTCCGCGGCCCCTGGCCCGATGAGAGCTGGAAGGGCTGGTGGGGCGAGGAGCCGCCGTACCGCGTGCCCGTCTTCGTGCTGACCCATCACCCGCGCGCCTCCTTCGCGATGAAGGGCGGCACCGTCTTCCATTTCGTCACCGAGGGGATCCACGCGGCGCTGGACCAGGCGAAGGCCGCGGCCGGGCCGCGCGACGTTCGTCTGGGAGGCGGCGTGTCCACCATCCGCCAGTACCTCCAGGCCGGGCTGATCGACGAGCTGACCCTGGGCCTCCGGCCGGTGCTCCTGGGCAAAGGGGAACATCTGATGCAGGGGCTCGATCTTCGCGCGCTCGGCTACCAGTGCGAGGAATCGATCGCGGGGGAGCGCGCGACGCACATGGTGCTGCGCCGGCGGAAGTGA